In Chaetodon trifascialis isolate fChaTrf1 chromosome 4, fChaTrf1.hap1, whole genome shotgun sequence, one DNA window encodes the following:
- the rgmd gene encoding RGM domain family, member D, giving the protein MGRSGPQITAKRQLWDCVTLTMVLLSLLFRPAHCQQCRIQRCNAEYVASTSPSSGLQEDVALDVDYCIALRAYALCTRRQARSCRGDLVYHSAVFRIKELFSQHNCSSDGPTSSAKVPSTSRPAVSELCDYENRVLVSGSAGQQKKYAHCGLFGDPHLRTFRDEFQTCKVEGAWPLIDNRFLSVQVTNVPVVLGSSATATSKITVIFKSYHGCTDQKVYQATTEDLPLAFQDGTRSGGESGSLTIVERGGSGVGQQVKIQARYIGTSIIVRRVGSYLTFAIRMPEDTLDFSEDNGGLQLCLHGCPRNELIKEHTLGRQSQQPRLQGTNTELGPLRPPHQVYTVERATAKCRETLQVEDVYFQSCVFDLLTTGDPEFSMAAYGALEDLKALPPSKLKQNSPRTPRLTNQGVSRTPAAAAASSSLLSLLLLTLLLL; this is encoded by the exons ctcacTGCCAGCAGTGTCGAATCCAGCGCTGCAATGCGGAGTATGTGGCTTCTACCTCACCCTCTAGTGGTCTGCAGGAGGATGTGGCTCTGGATGTGGACTACTGCATCGCCTTGCGGGCCTACGCCCTGTGCACCAGGCGGCAGGCGCGCAGCTGCAGGGGCGACCTGGTCTACCACTCCGCCGTCTTCCGCATAAAGGAGTTATTCTCGCAGCACAACTGCTCCAGCGATGGGCCCACCTCCTCCGCCAAGGTGCCCAGCACGTCCCGCCCGGCCGTGTCGGAGCTGTGCGACTACGAGAATCGGGTCCTCGTGTCGGGATCGGCCGGTCAGCAGAAGAAATACGCCCACTGTGGATTATTCGGAGACCCGCACCTACGGACTTTCCGGGACGAGTTTCAGACCTGCAAGGTGGAAGGGGCGTGGCCTCTGATCGACAACCGCTTCCTGTCGGTGCAGGTGACCAACGTGCCCGTTGTCCTAGGCTCCAGCGCCACAGCCACCAGCAAG ATCACTGTGATCTTCAAGTCCTACCACGGCTGTACAGATCAGAAGGTGTACCAGGCCACCACGGAAGATCTGCCGCTGGCCTTTCAGGATGGGACTCGCAGTGGCGGCGAGAGCGGCAGCCTGACCATCGTGGAGCGCGGCGGCTCCGGGGTGGGCCAGCAGGTGAAGATACAGGCCCGTTACATCGGCACGTCCATCATCGTCCGGCGCGTGGGCAGCTACCTGACCTTTGCCATCCGCATGCCGGAGGACACCCTGGACTTTTCAGAGGACAATGGCGGTCTGCAGCTGTGCCTGCACGGCTGCCCGCGCAACGAGCTCATCAAAGAGCACACGCTGGGCCGCCAGAGCCAGCAGCCCCGGCTGCAGGGCACCAACACAGAGCTGGGCCCTCTGCGGCCTCCTCACCAGGTCTACACGGTGGAGCGGGCCACGGCCAAGTGTAGAGAGactctgcaggtggaggacgTGTACTTTCAGTCCTGCGTGTTTGACTTGCTCACCACGGGAGACCCAGAGTTCTCCATGGCAGCCTACGGCGCTCTGGAGGATTTAAAGGCGCTGCCACCCAGTAAACTGAAGCAGAACTCCCCGAGGACTCCTCGCCTCACCAACCAAGGGGTGTCTCGCACgccggctgcagcagcagccagcagctccctgctctcgctcctcctcctcactctgctgcttttgtga